A single Venturia canescens isolate UGA chromosome 1, ASM1945775v1, whole genome shotgun sequence DNA region contains:
- the LOC122417507 gene encoding solute carrier family 35 member E1 homolog, which produces MENKTEQSEEVIVKVPLQDEVQEKEEPQNPWKISFFCFIWFVASICNAFLIKIVMNERRILSVTTALMVQLVSTLLYTWIFTTLWGVPKNNTQVSLVKYLKLTFPIAVSIFLRTRIRDWEIWSTPISDPVTIPVEAAYLFFALVFSKTILGDKRIEYWHMSLVAVAAWAIISFCGFNSLRVPEILGFAVMTAFEMAFSKMIMREFRIHPLRLLSALSALVLLPVLAMWIYEMSWRIQYTDILERPMASQTVLLIFLFGILSCIQSAAAFTILSAVPFHHYLIGSAFNRITRFCSIALITSAFPIVHQYYNYQF; this is translated from the exons atggaaaataaaacagaGCAGTCTGAGGAAGTCATCGTAAAAGTACCCCTGCAGGATGAAGTTCAAGAGAAAGAAGAACctcaaaacccatggaaaatctcttttttttgcttcatttGGTTTGTTGCTTCGATCTGCAACGCGTTTTTGATCAAAATAGTCATGAATGAGAGACGCATTCTCTCAGTTACAACAGCTCTGATGGTACAATTGGTCTCCACGTTATTGTACACTTGGATATTTACGACTCTTTGGGGTGTACCGAAAAATAATACACAAGTTTCATTGGTCAAGTACTTGAAACTAACATTTCCTATCGCAGTTAGTATTTTTCTTCGCACGAGAATAAGAGACTGGGAGATATGGTCAACTCCTATCAGTGATCCCGTTACTATTCCTG tTGAAGCCGCTTATCTGTTTTTTGCCCTTGTGTTCTCCAAAACAATCTTGGGTGATAAACGAATTGAGTATTGGCACATGAGTCTGGTAGCAGTTGCAGCCTGGGCAATTATCTCCTTTTGCGGATTTAACTCTCTTAGAGTACCAGAAATACTTGGATTTGCAGTAATGACTGCTTTTGAGATGGCATTCTCAAAAATG ATAATGCGAGAGTTTCGCATCCACCCTCTAAGATTACTCTCAGCTTTGAGTGCCCTGGTTCTTCTTCCAGTGTTAGCCATGTGGATTTATGAAATGAGCTGGCGTATACAGTACACTGATATCCTCGAGCGACCTATGGCTTCTCAAACGGTTCTTTTGATCTTCCTTTTTGGAATACTAAGTTGTATTCAATCAGCTGCAGCTTTTACGATTCTATCAGCTGTACCTTTCCATCATTACCTTATTGGGAGTGCTTTCAATAGAATAACTCGATTTTGCAGCATCGCTCTGATAACGTCAGCTTTTCCAATAGTACATCAGTACTACAATTACCAGTTTTAA
- the LOC122405778 gene encoding traB domain-containing protein isoform X2: protein MLQPTDDSSAENTKLSLQDKHFDVVVNHDKNIAFNNISNASKDLLEKESEACSRKSPAKEESRCLQIDVNLDKSEDEKLYHKRKRTETLDSEIVVIDNNDDSQSIGSGLDSDAEGNDSDAAASIDSLMPKEYDPSIDDRLPDTVTLLTTPDGGKLYLIGTAHFSTESQDDVSNIIQAVQPHIVMVELCKARVHILQLDEKTILQEAENLTFQVIRDTIQQNGPFNGLLYILLLNVSAHLTRELGMAPGGEFRRAFSEAKKIPNCLVHLGDRPINITLQRALSSLGWWQTIKLGWHLLAQKDPISKEEVERCKRRDMLEEMLAEMAGEFPAFGEVFVKERDLYLTHSLQLACLPQRIGNNSWKPSRVVGVVGIGHMRGIIENWGKVQPSEILPIMRIPPPSLSSRILRITIKASLVGAVIYVGYKIIPLPSGLSLQSIKSSVEGLLKCLTAIILGVKL from the exons ATGTTGCAGCCAACGGATGATTCCTCTgctgaaaatacaaaattatcTCTTCAAGATAAGCACTTTGATGTAGTTGTCAACCACGACAAAAATATTGCCTTCAACAATATATCAAATGCAAGTAAAGATCTTTTAGAAAAAGAATCCGAGGCCTGTTCGAGGAAATCACCTGCTAAGGAAGAGTCAAGGTGTCTCCAAATTGATGTAAATTTGGACAAGAgcgaagatgaaaaattatacCATAAACGAAAGAGAACTGAAACTCTGGACAGTGAAATAGTTGTTATTGATAATAACGATGACAGTC AAAGTATAGGGTCTGGATTGGATTCTGATGCAGAAGGTAACGACAGTGACGCAGCTGCTAGCATAGATTCTTTAATGCCTAAGGAATACGATCCCAGTATAGATGACAGATTACCAGACACCGTCACTCTTTTGACTACACCAGACGGTGGTAAATTGTATCTCATCGGAACAGCACATTTTAGCACGGAAAGCCAGGACGATGTGTCAAAT ATTATTCAAGCTGTTCAACCTCACATAGTTATGGTTGAATTGTGTAAAGCTCGTGTTCATATACTGCAACTGGATGAGAAAACGATTCTTCAAGAAGCTGAAAATCTTACTTTTC AAGTCATTCGTGATACAATACAACAGAACGGGCCATTCAATGGCCTTTTGTACATTCTACTGCTAAACGTGTCCGCTCATTTAACACGAGAATTGGGAATGGCACCGGGTGGCGAATTCCGTCGAGCATTTTCCGAg GCaaagaaaattccaaattgTTTGGTACACCTGGGGGATAGACCAATAAACATAACACTGCAACGAGCTTTGAGCTCGCTCGGATGGTGGCAAACGATAAAGTTAGGCTGGCATTTGTTGGCTCAAAAGGATCCTATCAGTAAAGAAGAAGTCGAGCGTTGCAAGCGTCGTGACATGTTGGAAGAAATGCTGGCCGAAATGGCCGGTGAATTTCCAGCCTTTGGTGAAGTTTTCGTCAAAGAACGCGATCTCTATCTCACTCATTCGTTGCAGCTCGCCTGTCTCCCTCAACGAATAGGGAACAACAGCTGGAAACCATCGAGAGTTGTTGGTGTTGTTGGTATCGGTCACATGCGAGGCATCATCGAAAATTGGGGCAAAGTTCAGCCTTCTGAAATTTTGCCTATCATGAG aATACCACCGCCATCATTGTCAAGTAGAATACTTCGAATAACGATAAAAGCGTCGTTGGTGGGCGCTGTGATATATGTAGGCTACAAAATCATTCCACTGCCGTCCGGTTTATCTCTGCAATCAATAAAGTCATCGGTTGAGGGACTTTTGAAG TGTCTAACAGCAATCATCCTTGGTGTAAAACTTTGA
- the LOC122405778 gene encoding traB domain-containing protein isoform X1 gives MLQPTDDSSAENTKLSLQDKHFDVVVNHDKNIAFNNISNASKDLLEKESEACSRKSPAKEESRCLQIDVNLDKSEDEKLYHKRKRTETLDSEIVVIDNNDDSQSIGSGLDSDAEGNDSDAAASIDSLMPKEYDPSIDDRLPDTVTLLTTPDGGKLYLIGTAHFSTESQDDVSNIIQAVQPHIVMVELCKARVHILQLDEKTILQEAENLTFQVIRDTIQQNGPFNGLLYILLLNVSAHLTRELGMAPGGEFRRAFSEAKKIPNCLVHLGDRPINITLQRALSSLGWWQTIKLGWHLLAQKDPISKEEVERCKRRDMLEEMLAEMAGEFPAFGEVFVKERDLYLTHSLQLACLPQRIGNNSWKPSRVVGVVGIGHMRGIIENWGKVQPSEILPIMRIPPPSLSSRILRITIKASLVGAVIYVGYKIIPLPSGLSLQSIKSSVEGLLKMKHIYRYHFDGSNKFLLLVV, from the exons ATGTTGCAGCCAACGGATGATTCCTCTgctgaaaatacaaaattatcTCTTCAAGATAAGCACTTTGATGTAGTTGTCAACCACGACAAAAATATTGCCTTCAACAATATATCAAATGCAAGTAAAGATCTTTTAGAAAAAGAATCCGAGGCCTGTTCGAGGAAATCACCTGCTAAGGAAGAGTCAAGGTGTCTCCAAATTGATGTAAATTTGGACAAGAgcgaagatgaaaaattatacCATAAACGAAAGAGAACTGAAACTCTGGACAGTGAAATAGTTGTTATTGATAATAACGATGACAGTC AAAGTATAGGGTCTGGATTGGATTCTGATGCAGAAGGTAACGACAGTGACGCAGCTGCTAGCATAGATTCTTTAATGCCTAAGGAATACGATCCCAGTATAGATGACAGATTACCAGACACCGTCACTCTTTTGACTACACCAGACGGTGGTAAATTGTATCTCATCGGAACAGCACATTTTAGCACGGAAAGCCAGGACGATGTGTCAAAT ATTATTCAAGCTGTTCAACCTCACATAGTTATGGTTGAATTGTGTAAAGCTCGTGTTCATATACTGCAACTGGATGAGAAAACGATTCTTCAAGAAGCTGAAAATCTTACTTTTC AAGTCATTCGTGATACAATACAACAGAACGGGCCATTCAATGGCCTTTTGTACATTCTACTGCTAAACGTGTCCGCTCATTTAACACGAGAATTGGGAATGGCACCGGGTGGCGAATTCCGTCGAGCATTTTCCGAg GCaaagaaaattccaaattgTTTGGTACACCTGGGGGATAGACCAATAAACATAACACTGCAACGAGCTTTGAGCTCGCTCGGATGGTGGCAAACGATAAAGTTAGGCTGGCATTTGTTGGCTCAAAAGGATCCTATCAGTAAAGAAGAAGTCGAGCGTTGCAAGCGTCGTGACATGTTGGAAGAAATGCTGGCCGAAATGGCCGGTGAATTTCCAGCCTTTGGTGAAGTTTTCGTCAAAGAACGCGATCTCTATCTCACTCATTCGTTGCAGCTCGCCTGTCTCCCTCAACGAATAGGGAACAACAGCTGGAAACCATCGAGAGTTGTTGGTGTTGTTGGTATCGGTCACATGCGAGGCATCATCGAAAATTGGGGCAAAGTTCAGCCTTCTGAAATTTTGCCTATCATGAG aATACCACCGCCATCATTGTCAAGTAGAATACTTCGAATAACGATAAAAGCGTCGTTGGTGGGCGCTGTGATATATGTAGGCTACAAAATCATTCCACTGCCGTCCGGTTTATCTCTGCAATCAATAAAGTCATCGGTTGAGGGACTTTTGAAG ATGAAACACATCTACAGATATCATTTCGATGGatccaataaatttttattgctcgtTGTCTAA
- the LOC122405818 gene encoding probable histone-lysine N-methyltransferase set-23, which translates to MQEGTCRPDEYEHTTVDVMYVAKNIPGPGIDLDDFESEFSIGCDCQENNCSINCSCTRGLPNYQEGRLNFKKSSELIIECNPRCSCNENCLNKLVQHGPLDCLEIVPTSGKGLGLRTRRKISKNRFICEYAGEVIGIEEARNRAENNKRDCLMNYVLVVTEHIGYRKIITCIDPKYFGNIGRYCNHSCRPNAALVPVRVESNFPRLCLFAIRDIDIDEEITFDYSGGLDKSSDNASDTPCHCGADCCLGFLPNFPI; encoded by the coding sequence ATGCAAGAAGGTACGTGTCGTCCGGACGAGTACGAGCATACGACAGTCGACGTTATGTACGTAGCTAAGAATATACCAGGACCGGGTATCGATCTTGACGATTTTGAATCGGAATTTAGCATCGGTTGTGACTGTCAGGAAAATAATTGTTCAATAAATTGTTCGTGCACGCGTGGATTACCGAACTATCAAGAAGGAcgtttgaactttaaaaaatcatcggaATTAATAATCGAATGTAATCCACGTTGTTCTTGCAACGAGAATTGTCTTAACAAATTGGTCCAGCATGGTCCATTGGATTGTTTAGAGATAGTACCGACTTCGGGGAAAGGTCTTGGTTTACGAAccagaagaaaaatatcgaagaatAGATTCATTTGCGAATACGCCGGTGAAGTGATAGGCATTGAAGAAGCTAGGAATCGAGCTGAAAACAACAAACGCGATTGCCTTATGAATTATGTTCTCGTAGTTACGGAACACATTGGTTATCGCAAAATTATCACCTGCATTGATCCCAAATATTTTGGCAATATTGGACGTTACTGCAATCACAGCTGTCGACCCAATGCTGCACTCGTCCCGGTTAGGGTGGAGTCAAACTTTCCGAGACTCTGTCTCTTCGCTATAAGAGACATCGACATCGATGAAGAGATAACATTTGATTATTCTGGTGGTTTGGATAAATCTTCGGACAATGCCAGTGATACACCTTGCCATTGTGGTGCTGATTGTTGTCTTGGTTTTTtgccgaattttccaatttag
- the LOC122413560 gene encoding solute carrier family 35 member E1 homolog, which produces MEKKTDETKQPLEILVKVPLQTETRTKEEPTKSWKIPFLCLIWFLATICNMFAVKIFLRVMKFEFASTIMIVQLASTSLYTWIFSIIWGVPKNNKEVSRLTYVKLILPVAVSIFIRTRIKSYLIWTTPISDPFSLSVDALYPLCMLLFARKLLAEEENIDYGFALLVAVLGGGFVFGFTLWDLHRLWLIEIVAFAIMIAFEMVFSKKIMQETGIHPTKLLAGISAFVLLGLVPIWLVETQWLFYLPYTPKVLCTEVITGLFVFGALTFVQTAAAFGLLSTLPVHHYLIGNGCNRMIRIVTFMLVATFYEIGYRAGDFDS; this is translated from the exons ATGGAAAAGAAGACCGATGAAACGAAGCAGCCCTTAGAGATCTTGGTTAAAGTGCCGCTGCAGACTGAAACTCGGACGAAAGAAGAGCCaacaaaatcatggaaaaTACCATTTCTCTGCTTGATTTGGTTCTTGGCTACAATCTGCAACATGTTTGCAGTCAAAATTTTCCTCAGAGTCATGAAATTTGAGTTTGCATCCACTATAATGATTGTACAATTGGCCTCTACATCTCTGTACACCTGGATATTCAGCATTATTTGGGGTGTGCCAAAAAATAACAAGGAAGTTTCAAGGCTCACATATGTGAAACTTATTCTTCCTGTGGCAGTTAGCATTTTTATCCGGACAAGGATTAAAAGCTATTTAATATGGACCACCCCTATTAGCGATCCTTTCTCTCTTAGTG TTGATGCACTTTATCCTCTCTGCATGCTTCTCTTTGCGAGAAAACTTTTGGCTGAGGAAGAAAACATCGACTATGGATTTGCCTTACTGGTAGCAGTTTTAGGCGGCGGATTCGTATTTGGATTTACTCTGTGGGACTTACATAGATTGTGGTTAATAGAAATAGTTGCATTCGCAATCATGATTGCGTTTGAGATGGTTTTCTCCAAAAAG ATAATGCAGGAGACCGGTATACATCCTACAAAATTGCTTGCAGGAATAAGTGCTTTTGTTCTTCTCGGCCTTGTACCAATATGGCTTGTTGAAACACAATGGCTTTTTTATTTACCATATACACCCAAGGTCCTGTGCACCGAAGTAATTACGGGTCTCTTCGTTTTTGGAGCGCTAACTTTTGTTCAAACTGCTGCTGCGTTTGGCCTTCTTTCGACGTTACCTGTTCACCACTATCTTATTGGAAATGGATGCAATCGCATGATTCGCATTGTGACATTTATGCTCGTAGCTACGTTTTATGAAATTGGATATCGAGCAGGGGACTTCGATTCTTAA
- the LOC122405825 gene encoding NADH dehydrogenase [ubiquinone] 1 alpha subcomplex assembly factor 3, translated as MKSFLPRLIGVGSVKLIRSFHRSCVPRHLGSRSYDGDGKTTVSILNTDLNYGLMIDGLSSSGFKLNNGVWVLGPVIIFPKSIISWNIGSSEDINEESLVLFKILQPKLDILILGLDQKYENSVPFIQTVKTLGKKIGMNIEICQTVHACTTFNYLNAERRYVAAALMPPRIQLPRGIKALQDTAMRRRLAIAEEQISAK; from the exons atgaaaagttttttgcccaGACTAATTGGTGTAGGATCGGTTAAATTAATAAG AAGTTTCCATCGCTCATGTGTTCCGAGACACTTAGGCTCCCGATCGTACGATGGAGATGGAAAAACGACGGTATCTATTTTGAATACAGATCTCAATTATGGTTTAATGATTGATGGCCTTTCGAGT TCTGGATTCAAATTAAACAACGGCGTATGGGTGTTGGGACCAGTAATAATATTTCCAAAATCAATAATAAGTTGGAACATCGGATCGAGTGAAGACATAAACGAAGAGTCATTGGTCCTTTTCAAAATACTTCAACCAAAACTTGACATTTTGATCTTAGGCCTTGATCAAAAGTATGAAAACTCAGTTCCTTTCATACAAACAGTAAAGAcactggggaaaaaaattggcatgaatattgaaatttgcCAAACGGTACATGCTTGTACAacttttaattatttgaatgCGGAAAGAAGATATGTTGCTGCTGCGCTGATGCCTCCAAGAATACAATTGCCTAGAGGAATTAAGGCTTTACAAGATACAGCAATGAGGAGGAGGCTTGCTATAGCAGAAGAACAAATTTCtgcaaaatga
- the Cchl gene encoding holocytochrome c-type synthase, translating to MGQTLTTATVNAADVIMPVPHDIVENPKAHVHKTFEGEPPPGCPMHKPVEKQPVKYVSECPIDNMDTKDINPLNMMPPANQSPAPDQPFPLPTDRQISSIPKATGEGDFWVYPSQQMFWNAMLRKGWRWKKEDIAPKDMEDIIKIHNANNEQAWQEVLKWEALHARECGNPKLKSFGGKAKDFSPRARIRYWMGYELPFDRHDWIVDRCGKEVRYVIDYYDGGAVDEKYKFALLDVRPAMDSFDNVWDRMKVTWWRWRYSNEANADSESASAS from the exons ATGGGACAAACTCTTACCACAGCAACGGTCAATGCTGCCGATGTTATTATGCCTGTTCCTCACGACATAGTAGAAAATCCAAAGGCTCATGTACATAAAACTTTTGAGGGAGAACCTCCACCAGGATGTCCGATGCACAAGCCTGTGGAGAAACAGCCAGTCAAatatgtcagtgaatgtcctATTGACAACATGGATACAAAGGATATAAACCCTTTAAACATG ATGCCACCTGCGAATCAGTCACCTGCGCCAGATCAGCCCTTTCCTTTGCCAACGGATAGGCAAATATCATCGATACCAAAAGCCACAGGTGAAGGCGACTTTTGGGTTTATCCCTCTCAACAAATGTTTTGGAATGCGATGTTGAGAAAGGGTTGGCGCTGGAAAAAAGAGGATATCGCACCAAAAGATATGGAAGACATAATTAAAATTCACAATGCTAATAATGAGCAGGCGTGGCAGGAGGTTCTCAAGTGGGAGGCTCTTCATGCGAGAGAATGCGGCAATCCAAAGCTAAAAAGCTTTGGCGGCAAAGCAAAGGACTTCTCGCCTCGTGCGCGAATTCGTTATTGGATGGG ATACGAATTACCGTTTGATCGACACGACTGGATCGTGGACAGATGTGGCAAAGAAGTGAGATACGTGATCGATTACTACGACGGTGGTGCTGTCgacgaaaaatacaaatttgcaCTTCTGGATGTCAGACCAGCGATGGATTCCTTCGACAATGTTTGGGATAGAATGAAGGTTACGTGGTGGCGTTGGAGATACAGTAACGAGGCGAATGCTGATTCCGAATCCGCTTCAGCTTCGTGA
- the LOC122405778 gene encoding traB domain-containing protein isoform X3, with translation MPSYYKNKRKIKKKNESIGSGLDSDAEGNDSDAAASIDSLMPKEYDPSIDDRLPDTVTLLTTPDGGKLYLIGTAHFSTESQDDVSNIIQAVQPHIVMVELCKARVHILQLDEKTILQEAENLTFQVIRDTIQQNGPFNGLLYILLLNVSAHLTRELGMAPGGEFRRAFSEAKKIPNCLVHLGDRPINITLQRALSSLGWWQTIKLGWHLLAQKDPISKEEVERCKRRDMLEEMLAEMAGEFPAFGEVFVKERDLYLTHSLQLACLPQRIGNNSWKPSRVVGVVGIGHMRGIIENWGKVQPSEILPIMRIPPPSLSSRILRITIKASLVGAVIYVGYKIIPLPSGLSLQSIKSSVEGLLKMKHIYRYHFDGSNKFLLLVV, from the exons ATGCCTTCATATTATAAAAACaaacgtaaaataaaaaaaaaaaatg AAAGTATAGGGTCTGGATTGGATTCTGATGCAGAAGGTAACGACAGTGACGCAGCTGCTAGCATAGATTCTTTAATGCCTAAGGAATACGATCCCAGTATAGATGACAGATTACCAGACACCGTCACTCTTTTGACTACACCAGACGGTGGTAAATTGTATCTCATCGGAACAGCACATTTTAGCACGGAAAGCCAGGACGATGTGTCAAAT ATTATTCAAGCTGTTCAACCTCACATAGTTATGGTTGAATTGTGTAAAGCTCGTGTTCATATACTGCAACTGGATGAGAAAACGATTCTTCAAGAAGCTGAAAATCTTACTTTTC AAGTCATTCGTGATACAATACAACAGAACGGGCCATTCAATGGCCTTTTGTACATTCTACTGCTAAACGTGTCCGCTCATTTAACACGAGAATTGGGAATGGCACCGGGTGGCGAATTCCGTCGAGCATTTTCCGAg GCaaagaaaattccaaattgTTTGGTACACCTGGGGGATAGACCAATAAACATAACACTGCAACGAGCTTTGAGCTCGCTCGGATGGTGGCAAACGATAAAGTTAGGCTGGCATTTGTTGGCTCAAAAGGATCCTATCAGTAAAGAAGAAGTCGAGCGTTGCAAGCGTCGTGACATGTTGGAAGAAATGCTGGCCGAAATGGCCGGTGAATTTCCAGCCTTTGGTGAAGTTTTCGTCAAAGAACGCGATCTCTATCTCACTCATTCGTTGCAGCTCGCCTGTCTCCCTCAACGAATAGGGAACAACAGCTGGAAACCATCGAGAGTTGTTGGTGTTGTTGGTATCGGTCACATGCGAGGCATCATCGAAAATTGGGGCAAAGTTCAGCCTTCTGAAATTTTGCCTATCATGAG aATACCACCGCCATCATTGTCAAGTAGAATACTTCGAATAACGATAAAAGCGTCGTTGGTGGGCGCTGTGATATATGTAGGCTACAAAATCATTCCACTGCCGTCCGGTTTATCTCTGCAATCAATAAAGTCATCGGTTGAGGGACTTTTGAAG ATGAAACACATCTACAGATATCATTTCGATGGatccaataaatttttattgctcgtTGTCTAA
- the shams gene encoding glucoside xylosyltransferase 1: MKSLNRYLFLVLCFAAVVILLNFTTNLPKKLYDVENKKITNSSTLEKSPFVPKRMDEIVICVVACGDRLEESLTMLKSAIVFTNRSLKFIIIADDNLRLAFDEKLTEWKLKTNKTFNFLLKPITFPADSDVSMWRKLFKPCASQRLFLPTVLNTTDAILYVDTDTLFLAPPEEVWDKFKEMNSSQLAALSPEHEDTNTGWYNRFAKHPYYGKLGVNSGVMLMNLTRMREFRWTDYVIPIHKEYRLKITWGDQDIINIIFHFHPEKLYIYPCKYNYRPDHCTYMSVCTEAEKEGALVVHGSRGTFHSQKQPPFRAVYRAMQEYQLDTDPYENLLLPMQNYLTLEDTSSCGKVWKVFIVQPELHLGKKYQGF; encoded by the exons atgaaatcgtTGAACAGATACCTATTTCTTGTTCTCTGCTTCGCCGCAGTCGTTATTTTGCTCAACTTTACAACAAATCTGCCAAAAAAACTCTACGAcgtggaaaacaaaaaaataacgaattcaTCAACTTTAGAGAAATCTCCGTTCGTCCCGAAACGAATGGATGAAATTGTCATATGTGTTGTTGCTTGCGGCGATAGACTTGAGGAATCTCTGACTATGCTTAAATCAGCAATTGTTTTTACCAACAGATCGTTGAAATTTATCATCATTGCCGATGATAATCTCAGACTTGCGTTTGATGAAAAACTCACTGAatggaaattgaaaacaaacaaaactttcaattttctcttaaAGCCCATCACATTTCCTGCGGATAGTGATGTCTCCATGtggaggaaattatttaagCCGTGTGCTTCGCAGAGACTATTTTTACCT ACTGTGCTAAACACTACCGATGCGATTCTTTACGTGGACACGGATACTCTCTTTTTAGCACCACCTGAAGAAGTTTGGGACAAATTCAAGGAAATGAATTCAAGTCAATTAGCAGCATTGAGTCCAGAGCATGAAGATACAAATACTGGTTGGTACAACCGCTTTGCCAAACATCCTTATTACGGCAAACTTGGTGTTAATTCAGGTGTAATGTTAATGAACTTAACAAGAATGAGGGAATTTCGATGGACCGATTATGTGATACCGATACACAAAGAATACAGGCTGAAAATAACATGGGGTGATCAGGATATAATAAACATTATATTCCATTTTCATcctgaaaaattgtacatatatCCATGCAAATATAATTATCGGCCGGATCATTGTACGTACATGTCGGTGTGTACGGAAGCCGAAAAAGAGGGTGCTTTAGTTGTTCATGGCTCTAGAGGTACCTTTCATTCGCAAAAACAGCCACCATTCCGAGCTGTTTATCGAGCAATGCAAGAGTATCAGTTGGATACTGATCCGTACGAGAATTTATTATTGCCAATGCAGAATTATTTGACCCTTGAGGACACCTCGAGTTGCGGCAAAGTGTGGAAAGTATTCATTGTACAACCGGAATTACACTTGGGAAAGAAATATCAAGGATTCTAA